The segment GgtttcacataaacattttcatgttcaGTCCTGTTTATAGGATGAGGATAGTGGTTGTTTATATTTACACgtgttcatgtgtatttatgcatcagtatttgtatttctgtgtgtacagtatttgtatgaTTTATGTATATGAACAGTAGAAGTATGTTCATGTGTGGATGTTAATATCTGTTTGTATATATGtagtattttcttttccatttttttaaatgtttttttctcatctgatTCAACCGTCTAAGGACAGAGGGTGTTGTTGTGGAGCAGTGTGTAAAGTCCACTGGGTCAAAGTTCACATCTGACAGTTTAAAGGTCAGATGTGAACTTATTTCTACAGCAAAACGTTctgtagaaataaaactgacactgCTGTTGCTTCCTGTGATCATGTCGTCGTGTTTTATATTGTGCATGATGAGAATGTGTACTTGTATGTTCTCAAATTGTAGTATGAGTAGAAGTACATGTGCTGTACTGCAGGTAcagaggctgcagctgtgtgttaTCCTCATGTTAGTGATCACATCTGGACTCACCGAGCCTTTCTGCAGTTCCTCACAGCTGGAATCAGTCTCTGTCGTCCCTCCCACGATGTGTTGAACGTCTTCAGGTCCAACTCATCCAGAACCtcctctgacatctgcagcatgtaggcCAGAGCTGAGCAGTGGATTACAGAGAGGTACTTGtctgatctgttctctgacttcagGAACTCTTGGATCTCCTGATGAACTGAGTGGTCGTTCATCTccatcagacagtggaagatgttgatgcttctgtcaggaGAGATGTCACTACTGTTCATTTCCTTTAGGTTATTAATGACTCTCTGAATGACTTCTGGAATGTTCTCTGTCTGACCCAGCAGACCTCCTAAGAGTCTGTGGttggactccagagagaggCCATGAAGGAAACGAACAAACAGGTCCAGGTGACCATTTTTACTCTCAAGGGATTTTATCAAGGCTTTCCTAAGGAAGGCATCCAGAGTTAGGTTAACTGTGTAGTTGCAGTATTTCCCCACAAACTCCTCCAGTGCTTCTGTCTTCTTATTGGtgtaacagtggaacatgtagactgcagccagaaactcctgaatgctcagatgaacaaagcagtagactgttttctggaagatcacactctctcttttgaagATCTCTGTGCAAACTCCTGAGTACACCAAGGCCTCTGTCACATCAAGaccacactgctccaggtcttcttggtagaacatgatgtttcctttctccagatgttcaaacgccagcctccccagcttcaggagaacttctctgtcagcctctgtcagctcctgtggACTCGTCTCATATCCCTCATCgtacttgttcttcttcctctttgtctgaaccagcaggaagtgtgagtacaggtcagtcagggtcttgggcagctctcctctctgctctgtagtcaacatgtgctccaggactgtagcagtgatccagcagaagactgggatgtgacacatgatgtggaggctcctggatgtcttgatgtgtgagatgattgtgctggacagctcttcatcactgaatctcctcctgaagtactcctccttctggacgtcagtgaagcctcgtacttctgttaccctgtcaacacatggaggagggatctgattggctgctgcaggtcgggaagttatccagaccagagctgagggaagcagattccccttgatgaggtttgtcagcagcacgttgactgatgactcctgtgtgacatcagacacgacctccctgttgttgaaatccagtgaaagtctgctttcatccaggccgtcaaagatgaacaaaggtttacagacagccagctgctctgctgtgaccttctgtaatgttggatggaaaacatggagcaggatgagaagactgtactgctcatctttgatcaggttcagctccctgaatgaaagcagaaccagcagactgacatcttggttttccaagtcctctgcccagtccagagtgaacttctgcactgagaaggtttttccaacaccagCGACACCGTTCGTCAGAACCactctgatgtgtgtctgttggtcaggtaaggctttaaagatgtcgtggaccttgattgcagtgtcatggagggtcttcatcttggaaactgtctccagctgtctcacctcatgttgggtattaacctcttcactctgtccctctgtgatgtagagctcagtgtagatcctgttgaggagggttccacttcctgtttcatcacttccttcagtcacacattcacatctcctcctcagacgGATCTTATGTTCATCTAAAACCTCCTGCAGACCAACATCTGCTGAAAGACAAGAAACTATGTGAGATTGAAGAAAAAGAATCTGGTAATTAATTTCATCagatgcaataaaaaacaaagaaattcaacaaatcTCTCTTATGtcagacataaaaaatattaaacatcagcagacagatgttcagtctTACTTATTACGGTTATGGTTCTGGATCTTTTTCCACACTGGGGACAGGAGGAGTCGCCTGATGAACCAGACTGGTCCCAGTATGAGGTGatgcactgtctgcagaaccagTGTCCACAGCTGGTAGAGACTGGATCCTTCAGGACGTCCtcacacaaagcacagtgggacagctgctgctcctccacacaaacaagactcttcttcctgtttttgtggACACAAAGAAAACTTGCAGTCTGGAGACAGTGAGTGAGGAAGTTGTTTTTTCTCAGGGACCTCAGAAGAGACTGATTCCCATCAACACTACTGGATCTAACAGGATCTTTGGagtgaaacaaacacttgacctgttttatcagctcagtttattgtttgtttatgattcttaaaattaaaaatgtactttatgctgtgaaatcaaacactgatgttgcttctctgtctctgatgaCATTGACACCAGCatttagaaacagaacaaaacttcTTACTTTGTGTCTGAGGGTCTAGACGTCACATCGCATAAGGTCAGAGGTTCTTCTTTGGAGTGGTCACTCTCCatagacacacagctggaaactgcagactctgctctgtcctcctcttcctccacacaaacactcatcttCTGgacttcagtcagtcagagatAAACCAGCAACACTGACTGTGAGCTCAGAACAAGCATCAACCAAGAATCTAATCTGCTCAACAGTCACATGAAGGAAATCTACGCACAAGGATGCATCTCCctgttttctcccagtttccatttgtatgaacagcagcagattctCTCTTTTCTACTCTCTACAGTCCTGAAACGTACTCAGAGACTGTGACAGTAAAATAATCCTGTTGTATTAACACTCACCGGCCTCAAACGTCACTTTTACTCCTACTGCTCTGTTGGCTCTAAACAGAGTCTGAACTAAGTGACACAaatgttcagtttcagttccTCCTCTGTTCAGTTCCCATCAGTGTCAACTCGGGATTTCCTGACGTCCCCCTGACTCTTCTCCCTTTacacagttcagtttttaaaaaccacaaatgttCACTGAACAACACTCACTGCTGTAATCGAACCATTAACAGAATCCTTAAAGACACGTCCAAATATCTGGAGAAAAACTAatattctgttttaaatgtgctgcaaCTTTTCTCTAATGATTCTAACAAACATTTGAGTCAAAAGGACAAATCACCTCATTGAATTAGTAACACCCAGATCTTGTTCTGTGGATCAAAcactaaaatgtctttattattgaCTAAAGATTTGAACTTTGATGCTTCTAGTCCACAGCATTTATTGAACAGCTGGACTCACCTGCATCACAGGTTCAGTTTTAATGGTCTGAAGACTCCACAGCAACAAACTGTGAAGCTGTTTCATCCCAAACTCAGCAGGAGTTTCACAACTCGTCTGCTGTTGGTGGTTTTCTGttagagagaaaacacagtttgttgaACTAGACGTATATGAACCTTcagaaaatctgatctgaacaGAATCTGATTGAGGAACGATGAAGAAAATGGACGCTGGTCTCACTGAAGCAGAATCGTCTCCTCTCTTGGATCAGATAATGAagctttattgtgaaaacagagaaactgagcAAACGTTTCCATCCAGAAATCCCACAGTGTCTTTTGGCTTTTAGAGGTGCAGCAGTGGAAAGgtggaggaacagagagaacTGTTGTTGTCTGGATTTGATCCAAGTGAATATTGGGAATAAAAGTTGAAACTAAAAGTTGTTGGTGTTCATCATTAGTCTcctaaagagaaaacaaagaggcaccaaacatgttgagtgtgtgtgacaccaCTCAGACTGTGACGGCACCAGTGTTGGAGAAAAACCTTCACTTGGTTTATTTCACACTACAAACTCTCAGTCCTGCAGCACTGGGCTCAGACTATCACCTGGGATCAGTCTATCAcctggtcttcttctctgtgttctaCTGCAGAGTGTAACAaatttttttctctcagtgttaaagttcaataataaacaaactcTTCAATTCAGAGGTGGTGGTAACAagttacatttactcagttaCTTGTACTTCAGTAACTTTACTGAATAATCTGTAACTGTTGGAGCAGCTTTGATGCTGcagacattttactgttacacaaacaaacatgaagaaaaattaAAGACTAAAACACTTGAAACATTTTGATCTGTACGAACAATTGTTgctctacagtaaatgtgtggtTGTTTCATTGTGAAGTTGTGATTGTTGGAAttagtgcagcagtgtgtgtgtctctgtgtgtgatggttgtttgtctgaatgaactgctgtgtttttactgtacatatgtggTTTGTTGTCAGGTCTCTGTTGATCTCAGTGAGATTTCCTGATGAAATCAAgctgaacacaacaacacaacatgaatgAAGCTAATGGAAACCTGGGTTTTGTGAtcacactgaagaaaatgttGGACCATCTCTAATGATGTGATCAGTAAGTTCAGCTTCTTTCTCTCCACTGCTCGTGTAGTAGATGGAAATTATAGAGTAACAGATGATGAAGCTTAGGACAGTATTGTTAAAGTTTGAGTAAGTTTGGAATTGAGAGAATAGTGTACAGGATGCAGAGTTtatttgtggagtttgtcttcttttaaaatagttgaaatatgttaaatatgtattataaacagtgttgatgttccagacagaaatgcaaTTCCTTATATAGAAAATAGCAGTGTAGTCCGTGATAAAGCAGGGAATTAGCTGAATCGGCTGGGTGAGTTCAcattgtaattaattagttatacCTGAGTGTCCAGTAGAGGGAGTATCGCCGCGGTAGCttcattctggataaagacgccatagagtgaagtccgtgtgcgtcatctttcctgattttctcccttttcaggtatTTGAAACCTTTCTAAGTTTTGTATAAATGtccagtaagtaagtaaatgttgatttaagtttgtttgaTAACGTTAATAACTGTTTGAATAACTGTGTGCATGacatagtttgtttatgtaacGATGGAAGTAGCTAGTAAGCTAGCAAGTGTGGCACAATGTACGTTCGGTAATAACGAGTGAAAATgcgctgtgttgtgtgtgtaatgtgtaataaatgtaggTGTAAAACGTTATGGATAGGCCATAAAGAATGTCTACATGTATAGTAAAGTAGAAGAAATAGAGTTTATTGCATATTCGGGTTAATGGAACTTATTACAAACGTAATGGAGGTATTAGCACCCAGGTGGTAGACGGTGTCAACAGGCATGGTTAGCTCAATGTGCGCCGTTAGCTCTACACGTGGTggaatgttgaaatgtaaatgttgtatgtgtgtattaaaacatatttatgttacGGTTATTATATGtacactgacagtgtttaaggaaaatgttgtagtaagtaatttagcagctaaatcTGATAGGGTAAAGGGAAATTTAACAggatgatgtaaatgtgaattcacataatattctgtgtatttcttttttggttgCTACTGTACAAAAGACATAATGAGAGTTAGTGGATTGATCATATGCACATTTTGTGTAGAAGGGACAGAATTTGAGGAACTGAGACAGATGTATTCTGACgtataatgtaatgtcaatagacatattgtgtaaaatgcttgcttccatgtttgttatgttttgtaaaatcattctggataaagacgccatagagtgaagtccgtgtgcgtcatctttcctgattttctcccttttcagggtgtAACATTTGGAGGCACTGCTGGGATGAAATGTGATTAGGGACAGTTTCTAGACGGCAGACATCCCTCTCACTATTCATCCCGAACCCCTTTTGTCAACGGCAGCGCGTGGCGGCCTGGTAGCAGTGTGCAGTGGTCTGTTCCTGGTTTGGCAGCGGTCCATTGAGAGTGTACATCGGTGTGTCAGCAGTCCACAACGGTCCACTAGCAGTGTGCAGTAGACTAGGAGCAGCAGTGACAACCGGCATCAGCTCTCAGCGACCAAAGGCAGTTTGAGGTACAGCACTAGCACGGGGAAATTCAGCGAGAAACGGCGTGGCTTTCCACCTCAGGCTTGCAGACGGCTGGCTACAACCAGCAGAGATCAGCAGGTGCTTAAAGTGACAACAGCAGCTATTGAGGATTGTTCAGGAATGAAGATGGATTCAACAACACTTGAGGACTTCAAACTTGAGGTGATAGGAACATTGTACACGTTAACAAGAGAAACTCTCATTGAAATCTGTAATTTTCTTGACATTGAGTGTTTGATACAGATAGATTTAACTGGCAAGAGCCGTTCCTTCCTCATTTCAGTtattgtaaaacatttgaacaggGATGAAGTGGAAGATTTAGAAGATGGGGGCATGGCCGAGCTGTTAATGTTAAGGGATAAAACCAGTGAATCACGTGAATCTGTTCAGAGTACAGCATTAGATGAAGCAGGGCCTGGGGtagcacagaaacagtctgTTGTGCCTTCAGAGCAAGAAAGGTTGATGAAAGAACTAGAAGCAATGAAGTTAGCATTGAAGTTATCTCTTCAAGAAAACCCTACTGCAGCTCAGGAGTCTGTTAACACTAGTGGTAGCAGCACGAGACAAGCTGAAGTTCCAGCTCAGCAGCAGACTCTGCAGACACGTTTCCCATTTCAGTGGAGCAGAGAATTCAAAATATCTGGTCAGATTGGTGAGCCAGGACAAAAAGAGAAGCTTAGTTTTTCAAGTCTAGCCCACCAAATTGAACAAGGCATCAGTAAAGGCTTTCCTGAACCAGAGATAGTTGATGCTGTGATCAGGGCCATAGCACCAGGTCTACAACTCCGCAGTTACCTTGAGGGAAAGCCACATTTGACTTTACCCACCTTGAGGCGTATTCTCCGCTTCCACTATCAGGAAAAAGGTGCAACAGAATTGTACAAACAGCTAACCTCAGAAGTACAGAGTAGCAAGGAAAGCCCACAGAATTTTGTGATTAGGGCTCTTGATTTGAGACAGAAAATTCTTTTTGCTTCACAGGAAGCTGACTCAGCCTTGAAATATGACCCTATACTGGTGCAGAGCATGTTCCTCCATACAGTTCTCACAGGCTTGCAGAATGATAGCATCAGGAGCGACCTCCTCCCGTATTTACAACAGCAGACATGTTGTGATGAACTGCTCCTTGAAAAGCTAAACATCGCATGTGCAAATGAGGCGGAGAGGCAGAACAAACGGAGGCAAATGACGCAACAGCGGCCAGCTATTGTGCACTCAGGTCAGGCGAGTGATGAATcagctgaaaaaagaaagaaagactcaAATAAAGACACTTCAAATAAGATAGAGCCAACTGTACTGAATGAACTGAGAGAGGTGCGCTCAGACATGGCTGTGCTAAAAACTCTTGCTGCTGAAGTGGCTCAGATAAAAGAGTCAATCCGACAATCTCCTCCAGTACTACCTCAACATCCACCCCCACCAGTAGTTCAAGAGTACGTCCCTGCCACTCAGTCCCAACAGCAACAATGGCAAAATCTTTGGCCTCCCCCAGGACCAGGAGTAAGGGGTGATGTGGCCCAGTACCAACAACGGTTCGCCAGACAACACTACCACAACCCTTCACACCGTGCACGGCAGCGAAGATGTTTCAGCTGTTATCAAAATAATGTTGAGTACTGTACCCACTGTTACAGATGTGGTAGTGGGGAGCATTTCCTTGCTGGGTGCAGAGTCGGTGTGTCAAAATCAGAGAATCATTTAAACGAGAGAGGGTTACCCCCACGGGACAGGGAGTAACCAGGAGCAATACGAAGTCCCAACAGAGGTGTCTGCATTGTGGTTTTATTCCAGTAGGCCGAAAGATTAAAGTGTGTTCATCTTGTAAGAGGGGTACTTACTGCACAAAGAGTTGTCAAGTGGCACATTGGGCTgagcacagaaaacaatgtAAGCCAGATAACTGCAATAAAGTACATAGTAGAGACACTGCAACAGGAAACAGCCAGCCTCGGCTCGTGGATTTAGTGGGAAAACAGTGTGTCATTGAGTGTTACATCCAAGGCAGTAAGACCCAGGCATTATGGGATACTGGTTCACAAGTATCCATAGTGagtgaaaactggaaaaaaagacatttgccCCATGAAAAATTGAGAGATGTGTCAGACTTAGTTGATGGACCAGATGACTTGAAAATAACAGCTGCAAATGGACAGAGCATGCCATATATGGGCTGGATAGAGACTACCTTTAGGCTAGCTGCagattgtgctgctgcaggggaACTTATTGTTCCTATACTAGTTATGAAGGGCAGAAGCCTGTCTCAACCCATAATAGGCTATAATGTCATTGAACAGATAGTCAAAAGGGCTGTTGAAGACTCAGATGAGACATGCAAAGAACAGTTACATGCAATCCTCAGAGCTACCTTTCCCAGTTTAGAGAACACCACTGTTCCTGCTTTCATTGACCTTGTGAGTGTTGGAACATCATGCGAATATGTAGCACgcactgcaaaagaaaaagtgaacatCCCAAAAAACACCTCTGTTCAGATTGAATGTAAAGTGAACATCCAGTCACCAAAAAGAGACGTCACACTTCTCTTTGAGCCAGATGTAAACCCCCAATGGCCTGAAGGGCTTGAATTTTGTGAGACGCTGGTGACGCTGAGAGGTGGAGCCCCTCCTTACATGGTAGTTGATGTCCAAAACCCCACTGATCATGATATCACACTGTTTGGAAAGACTGTAGTGGGCACATTGAACCAAGTGCAAGCTGTGTACCCAGCTAGTGCCTTTGAGAAACCCATTCCTCTTCCCACAGCGTCAGTGAATGATATTGAGGTAGGCAGTGAGGAACTTGATGATAGTGTGTGGGATCCACCTGTTGACTTAAACCATCTCAGCCAGCCAGAAAAGGTGGAGGTGCAAAAAATGCTGCGAGAAGAGAGTGCATCATTTTCAAAATC is part of the Anabas testudineus chromosome 2, fAnaTes1.2, whole genome shotgun sequence genome and harbors:
- the LOC113163500 gene encoding protein NLRC3-like isoform X9, with protein sequence MSVCVEEEEDRAESAVSSCVSMESDHSKEEPLTLCDVTSRPSDTKNRKKSLVCVEEQQLSHCALCEDVLKDPVSTSCGHWFCRQCITSYWDQSGSSGDSSCPQCGKRSRTITVITDVGLQEVLDEHKIRLRRRCECVTEGSDETGSGTLLNRIYTELYITEGQSEEVNTQHEVRQLETVSKMKTLHDTAIKVHDIFKALPDQQTHIRVVLTNGVAGVGKTFSVQKFTLDWAEDLENQDVSLLVLLSFRELNLIKDEQYSLLILLHVFHPTLQKVTAEQLAVCKPLFIFDGLDESRLSLDFNNREVVSDVTQESSVNVLLTNLIKGNLLPSALVWITSRPAAANQIPPPCVDRVTEVRGFTDVQKEEYFRRRFSDEELSSTIISHIKTSRSLHIMCHIPVFCWITATVLEHMLTTEQRGELPKTLTDLYSHFLLVQTKRKKNKYDEGYETSPQELTEADREVLLKLGRLAFEHLEKGNIMFYQEDLEQCGLDVTEALVYSGVCTEIFKRESVIFQKTVYCFVHLSIQEFLAAVYMFHCYTNKKTEALEEFVGKYCNYTVNLTLDAFLRKALIKSLESKNGHLDLFVRFLHGLSLESNHRLLGGLLGQTENIPEVIQRVINNLKEMNSSDISPDRSINIFHCLMEMNDHSVHQEIQEFLKSENRSDKYLSVIHCSALAYMLQMSEEVLDELDLKTFNTSWEGRQRLIPAVRNCRKARLVHCGLSETHCEVVVSALKSNSSHLRELDLSGNRLHDSGMKMLSAGLESPNCRLETLRLDSCSLSEISCDSLVSALKSNPSHLTELDLRNNKLQDSDVKLLSDLVESPHCRLETLRWK
- the LOC113163500 gene encoding NACHT, LRR and PYD domains-containing protein 5-like isoform X4; amino-acid sequence: MSDWSIDKPPDFSNGFQNHRQRAGFPGSNSLSIMSDRSIDRPPDLSNGFQNYRQRAGFPGSNSLSIMSDWSIDRPPDLSNGFQNYRQRAGFPGSSSLSIMSDRSIDRPPDLSNGFQNYRQRAGFPGSNSLSIMSDWSIDRPPDLSNGFQNHRQRAGFPGSNSLSIMSDWSIDRPPDLSNGFQNHRQRAGFPGSSSLSMKSDWSIDRPPDLSNGFQNYRQRAGFPGSSSLSMKSDWSIDRPPDLSNGFQNHRQRAGFPGSNSLSMKSDWSIDRPPDLGNGFQNYRQRAGFPGSNSLSIMSDWSIDRPPDLSNGFQNHRQRAGFPGSSSLSMKSDWSIDRPPDLSNGFQNHRQRAGFPGSSSLSMKSDWSIDRPPDLSNGFQNYRQRAGFPESSSLSIMSDRSIDRPPDLSNGFQNYRQRAGFPGSNSLSIMSDWSIDRPPDLSNGPGPSDTCRQKRRSHDLMEEQLSWCALCENVLKDPVSTSCGHWFCRQCITSYWESGSSGDSSCPQCGKRSRTRPGLQRVSQTNTEQTDVGLQEVLDEHKIRLRRRCECVTEGSDETGSGTLLNRIYTELYITEGQSEEVNTQHEVRQLETVSKMKTLHDTAIKVHDIFKALPDQQTHIRVVLTNGVAGVGKTFSVQKFTLDWAEDLENQDVSLLVLLSFRELNLIKDEQYSLLILLHVFHPTLQKVTAEQLAVCKPLFIFDGLDESRLSLDFNNREVVSDVTQESSVNVLLTNLIKGNLLPSALVWITSRPAAANQIPPPCVDRVTEVRGFTDVQKEEYFRRRFSDEELSSTIISHIKTSRSLHIMCHIPVFCWITATVLEHMLTTEQRGELPKTLTDLYSHFLLVQTKRKKNKYDEGYETSPQELTEADREVLLKLGRLAFEHLEKGNIMFYQEDLEQCGLDVTEALVYSGVCTEIFKRESVIFQKTVYCFVHLSIQEFLAAVYMFHCYTNKKTEALEEFVGKYCNYTVNLTLDAFLRKALIKSLESKNGHLDLFVRFLHGLSLESNHRLLGGLLGQTENIPEVIQRVINNLKEMNSSDISPDRSINIFHCLMEMNDHSVHQEIQEFLKSENRSDKYLSVIHCSALAYMLQMSEEVLDELDLKTFNTSWEGRQRLIPAVRNCRKARLSASGLSETHCEVVASALKSDPSYLRELDLSENYNLQDSAVKLLCDGLKSPNCRLETLRSVH
- the LOC113163500 gene encoding NACHT, LRR and PYD domains-containing protein 5-like isoform X5, whose translation is MSDWSIDKPPDFSNGFQNHRQRAGFPGSNSLSIMSDRSIDRPPDLSNGFQNYRQRAGFPGSNSLSIMSDWSIDRPPDLSNGFQNYRQRAGFPGSSSLSIMSDRSIDRPPDLSNGFQNYRQRAGFPGSNSLSIMSDWSIDRPPDLSNGFQNHRQRAGFPGSNSLSIMSDWSIDRPPDLSNGFQNHRQRAGFPGSSSLSMKSDWSIDRPPDLSNGFQNYRQRAGFPGSSSLSMKSDWSIDRPPDLSNGFQNHRQRAGFPGSNSLSMKSDWSIDRPPDLGNGFQNYRQRAGFPGSNSLSIMSDWSIDRPPDLSNGFQNHRQRAGFPGSSSLSMKSDWSIDRPPDLSNGFQNHRQRAGFPGSSSLSMKSDWSIDRPPDLSNGFQNYRQRAGFPESSSLSIMSDRSIDRPPDLSNGFQNYRQRAGFPGSNSLSIMSDWSIDRPPDLSNGPGPSDTCRQKRRSHDLMEEQLSWCALCENVLKDPVSTSCGHWFCRQCITSYWESGSSGDSSCPQCGKRSRTRPGLQRVSQTNTEQTDVGLQEVLDEHKIRLRRRCECVTEGSDETGSGTLLNRIYTELYITEGQSEEVNTQHEVRQLETVSKMKTLHDTAIKVHDIFKALPDQQTHIRVVLTNGVAGVGKTFSVQKFTLDWAEDLENQDVSLLVLLSFRELNLIKDEQYSLLILLHVFHPTLQKVTAEQLAVCKPLFIFDGLDESRLSLDFNNREVVSDVTQESSVNVLLTNLIKGNLLPSALVWITSRPAAANQIPPPCVDRVTEVRGFTDVQKEEYFRRRFSDEELSSTIISHIKTSRSLHIMCHIPVFCWITATVLEHMLTTEQRGELPKTLTDLYSHFLLVQTKRKKNKYDEGYETSPQELTEADREVLLKLGRLAFEHLEKGNIMFYQEDLEQCGLDVTEALVYSGVCTEIFKRESVIFQKTVYCFVHLSIQEFLAAVYMFHCYTNKKTEALEEFVGKYCNYTVNLTLDAFLRKALIKSLESKNGHLDLFVRFLHGLSLESNHRLLGGLLGQTENIPEVIQRVINNLKEMNSSDISPDRSINIFHCLMEMNDHSVHQEIQEFLKSENRSDKYLSVIHCSALAYMLQMSEEVLDELDLKTFNTSWEGRQRLIPAVRNCRKARLDSCSLSEISCDSLVSALKSNPSHLTELDLRNNKLQDSDVKLLSDLVESPHCRLETLRWK